The sequence GCGATGATACCAACCAACATAGTCCACCGTGATGTCGGGTGTACCAGGAATGACATAATCCCCACCAATCACAAAACGATATCTGTCATTCCACATTTCTACAAAATCTTTGTGATATGTCGCCCAATCACAGTTATTACGACCTTGTCGCGTCAGTTTATGAAAATTATCGAAGTTAGTAGCAGGTGACGGGACACCCTGACGCATTCCAAATTGTCGGAGACACCGCTCTGGTCTATGCATCTCAACTATATGAAAATTGATCAATGCACATGCCGACCGACATAGATGAATTCTGTTTCCATCAAGAATTCCAGCAACCTCGGGGGACTCCATATCATAAACTGTCCATAGAAACTGaagcaaataaaataataaaaatattagcaagttgttaatataaaattcagactgaatttttaaaatatttaaaactttaaacaaCTAATTTATATTTTACCTGCCCTTCTACCATCCTGTCAAGCATATCTCTCATTATACGGACCGAATGATGGGCCGTGTGTGTCCAAGAGAATCCACGTCTCCACCTGTAATTTATAAAAGCACACAATACAGTCATTAAAagtacataataaaataatactaataaatGTTAATTAATTCTTATTAGTACCGTGCGCCGTATGGTGGGAATGGTAGACCCTGAAGCATATCTGCAACCTGCTCTTGTGAAATAGGTACTTGTTGCGCTCTATCAGGGCAAAGAATAGTAATTCTAGACCATACCCAAATCTGGAATAACATACAacagaaaatgtcaaaacataagaaaaattAAGTACAACAAATATAACGATCGTAGAAGTGTAAAAATACCTGCAATATCTGAACAGGTCCACACAAATCGATCTTTAATCCCATTGATGTGTCGCACAACTCTCTATAAAGATATGCCAACACAGCAGAACCCCAGCTAAACGTATTCACCATTTCTATGTCTTCAAGAAATTGCAAATACATAAGTTTCACAGCAGCACCTTCGGAGTCCGGAAACATACAGCCACCAATGATCATTAATGCGACACAACGGGAATATTGTCCCACGTCCTCTTCAGTGCTTTGATcattaatcatattatttagGCAATGGTCTAGCAAAGCGGTCAGATAAAGATGTCCACCTTTAATCTGAGAAGATGTAGGCATAAAACCCAACCAAGTTGCGCAGCGCTGTTGTAAAGTATGTTTGTTGTACGCGGTATCTACACCAGTGATGGGCATGCCATCAATATTCAACCCCCAAATAAGGGCAACGTCCTGTAGGGTGATTGTTGCCTCGCCGACTGTAAGGTGAAATGTGTGTGTCTCACGACGCCATCTCTCAACAATGGCTGTAAGCAAATGATTATCATAATTTCTAATAGGACCACACTGAATGACACCATAGAAGCCCATGCGTGCTAGGCATAGGCGGACACGGAGGTGAATCCCAGCATTAAGCAATCTCCAAAGACATTTGTCAGACCGACGTGGCGGAATTAGTGCATCCATGTTTTCAGCGTTGATACTATTTGATATGTGTCTATCCCGCAAATACAACACATTATCCGTATTCTCAGCCATCTtgcaaaaa comes from Primulina huaijiensis isolate GDHJ02 chromosome 5, ASM1229523v2, whole genome shotgun sequence and encodes:
- the LOC140977511 gene encoding serine/threonine-protein phosphatase 7 long form homolog isoform X2; translated protein: MAENTDNVLYLRDRHISNSINAENMDALIPPRRSDKCLWRLLNAGIHLRVRLCLARMGFYGVIQCGPIRNYDNHLLTAIVERWRRETHTFHLTVGEATITLQDVALIWGLNIDGMPITGVDTAYNKHTLQQRCATWLGFMPTSSQIKGGHLYLTALLDHCLNNMINDQSTEEDVGQYSRCVALMIIGGCMFPDSEGAAVKLMYLQFLEDIEMVNTFSWGSAVLAYLYRELCDTSMGLKIDLCGPVQILQIWVWSRITILCPDRAQQVPISQEQVADMLQGLPFPPYGARWRRGFSWTHTAHHSFLWTVYDMESPEVAGILDGNRIHLCRSACALINFHIVEMHRPERCLRQFGMRQGVPSPATNFDNFHKLTRQGRNNCDWATYHKDFVEMWNDRYRFVIGGDYVIPGTPDITVDYVGWYHRISQIFLSPQVVPSNIMGYHPVDANYRQFITRPGHVQSPPMWTRNEFEPGPSSSNMAYTTPPVVSSFPSYDSGYYTPFVGSFTQFLQSDFRPGMNESRPTFNTSPIPFQQYSETEGYDVGGNIADTSTSAAQTSTHGDAEQMLGRGRRVIRRPPCGTGGHRYHRH
- the LOC140977511 gene encoding serine/threonine-protein phosphatase 7 long form homolog isoform X1, with amino-acid sequence MAENTDNVLYLRDRHISNSINAENMDALIPPRRSDKCLWRLLNAGIHLRVRLCLARMGFYGVIQCGPIRNYDNHLLTAIVERWRRETHTFHLTVGEATITLQDVALIWGLNIDGMPITGVDTAYNKHTLQQRCATWLGFMPTSSQIKGGHLYLTALLDHCLNNMINDQSTEEDVGQYSRCVALMIIGGCMFPDSEGAAVKLMYLQFLEDIEMVNTFSWGSAVLAYLYRELCDTSMGLKIDLCGPVQILQIWVWSRITILCPDRAQQVPISQEQVADMLQGLPFPPYGARWRRGFSWTHTAHHSVRIMRDMLDRMVEGQFLWTVYDMESPEVAGILDGNRIHLCRSACALINFHIVEMHRPERCLRQFGMRQGVPSPATNFDNFHKLTRQGRNNCDWATYHKDFVEMWNDRYRFVIGGDYVIPGTPDITVDYVGWYHRISQIFLSPQVVPSNIMGYHPVDANYRQFITRPGHVQSPPMWTRNEFEPGPSSSNMAYTTPPVVSSFPSYDSGYYTPFVGSFTQFLQSDFRPGMNESRPTFNTSPIPFQQYSETEGYDVGGNIADTSTSAAQTSTHGDAEQMLGRGRRVIRRPPCGTGGHRYHRH